In a single window of the Victivallis lenta genome:
- a CDS encoding Gfo/Idh/MocA family protein, giving the protein MAETIKVGILGMGRAGVGMHVREIAEYPDRFELVAVADHDPSRLENPPGVPAQAKRYASCEELIDDPAVELVSIALRHPEHVPYAIRALEAGKYVNIDKPIAVNYEEAQKLKACADRHPGRLFPRQNRRFEGPFQKALQLISSGVLGRITLVKLHRACGYCRRNDWMTMTEFSGGLLTNWGPHVIDQALQFIGSPVADLWADVRSVISIGDGDDQIKLLLRGENGVVADLEISGTNAKPGREIEILGERGTLVYDPKAGAIEMRFVDPECEFKPLAPHPENPPMEYGNFDEKLTFIEQKVEIPFIPMSEIWKHIYASVREGRPFPIRLEEAMEVVRLCDEAFRRSGFRPATRKNPQ; this is encoded by the coding sequence ATGGCTGAAACAATCAAAGTCGGAATCCTCGGGATGGGCCGTGCCGGAGTCGGCATGCACGTCCGGGAAATTGCCGAGTATCCGGACCGGTTCGAACTCGTCGCGGTTGCGGATCACGATCCGTCGCGGCTCGAAAATCCGCCCGGCGTTCCGGCGCAGGCGAAGCGTTATGCATCGTGCGAAGAGCTGATCGACGATCCCGCCGTCGAGCTTGTATCGATCGCGCTGCGCCATCCGGAACACGTCCCGTACGCAATCCGTGCGCTCGAAGCCGGCAAGTATGTGAATATCGACAAGCCGATCGCCGTCAATTATGAAGAGGCGCAGAAGCTGAAGGCGTGTGCCGACCGTCATCCGGGCAGGCTGTTTCCGCGCCAGAACCGCCGTTTCGAAGGGCCGTTTCAAAAAGCGCTCCAGCTGATTTCCTCCGGAGTGCTCGGCAGAATCACGCTGGTCAAACTCCACCGCGCCTGCGGCTACTGCCGCCGCAACGACTGGATGACCATGACGGAATTTTCCGGCGGGCTCCTGACCAACTGGGGGCCGCACGTGATCGATCAGGCGCTGCAGTTCATCGGCTCTCCCGTGGCCGATCTGTGGGCCGACGTGCGTTCGGTGATCAGCATCGGCGACGGCGACGACCAGATCAAGCTGCTGCTGCGCGGCGAAAACGGCGTGGTGGCCGACCTTGAAATCTCCGGGACGAATGCGAAGCCGGGGCGCGAGATCGAAATCCTGGGCGAGCGCGGCACGCTTGTTTACGATCCGAAGGCCGGAGCGATCGAGATGCGATTTGTCGATCCGGAGTGTGAATTCAAGCCGCTGGCGCCGCATCCGGAGAATCCGCCGATGGAGTACGGCAACTTTGACGAGAAGCTGACCTTCATCGAGCAGAAAGTGGAAATCCCGTTCATCCCGATGTCGGAAATCTGGAAACACATTTATGCGTCGGTTCGGGAGGGGAGGCCGTTTCCGATCCGGCTTGAGGAGGCGATGGAGGTGGTTCGCCTTTGCGACGAGGCGTTCCGCCGCAGCGGATTCAGGCCCGCCACCCGTAAAAATCCGCAATGA